The genomic stretch CAGTATTGAATTAATTTTTATTCAACTCTTCCATAAACTGATCGGGTATCCACTCTATACCTATGCGGCTGTTGTCTTCGCCTTTTTGATTGCTGCTGGCACAGGCAGTTATCTGACAGATAAATTTTCTCTGGATAAGACCAGGATAATGCGCTTTCTTCCCTTTCTCGGTATTCCGCTCTACGGCACCTTGCTCCTGTTATTGGAAAAACCTCTGCTTGATTTTTTCCTCCAATGGCCGACCTGGATTCGTCTGCTCGGCAGCGTCGCTCTCATCTTTCCGCTGGGCGCTTTTCTCGGTATGCCCTTTGCCATCGGTATTGCCGGTTCCCATACAAAAGGAAGAGGAGCAGTAGGCTGGGCCTGGGCTGTCAATGGACTTTTTACCGTCCTCGGCAGTGTCCTGAGTGTTTTGGCAGCCACCTATTTTGGCTTTGTCCTGACCCTTTCTGGAGCCTTTCTCATTTATATCCTGGCCGGATTTCTCTTGCCGGGATTTGCCCCCCTTGTAACACCTGAAAAGAACGGTGCATTATCATGAACATGCAACAGTTTTACGCCCTGGACCAATTGATTGAGGAAGGCGAGAGAATCAGCAATCATTTTGATACGGTCTCCTTTGATCTTTTTGACACCCTGCTGATCCGCCGGATCCATGATCCAGACTTGGTAAAGCCTGCGGTGGCCCGTTATATCAGTAACAGGGTCAACAGCAGAGCAACAGCACAGGGCCAGGGAAAAACCTGGAGCTGGCAGCAGGTACAGAAACTCCGGGACACCTTTGAAAAAGAACAACGCCAGGAAACCGGACAAAAATTTGATGATTTTGAGGCCTGCTACCCGGATTATATGAGCCAAGTCATCAATACTGTGTTCGGTGAGCAGGAGGGTGACCAGCTCCTACAAGAAGTCACAGACTACGAGCTGGCAGTAGAAAATTCGGTTCTTGTCCCCCGTCATGAACTGGTGGACTGGCTCAGGAAGCTCAAAAAGCAGGGCAAAAAAATCCTGGTCGTCTCAGACATCTACCTACCTGCGGCCCATCTGGAACGACTGATTGCCCATGCTGGTTTTCTTGATCAGGTGGATGCGGTGGTCTCCTCAGCAGACAGTTTCCTGGCCAAGGCCTCGGGCAAGGCCTTTCCCATGCTGATAGAGCGATTTGACCTGCACGCTGAGCGCTGGCTCCATGTGGGCGATAATCCGGTGTCCGACGGGGGCCGACCGGCAGAACAGGGCATCCACTCCCTTGTCCTTCGGGACGGTCTGGAAAAAATGCGCAAGTCATTGGCAAAACGTTATCATAATTATTCTTTGGGCCTCCCCTTTTACCGGGGTCGCTGCCTGCAACAGATCATGCTGCCCTTGGAAGCGGAAAATATCCCTCAGCACCCTTTGTATGTGAAGGGCTTTAACGTCTTCTCGCCGCTGCTGTCCGCCTTTGTCCAAGGGGTTGCCGAGCATTGCCTGAACGCGGGCATACAGCGCCTCTATTTTTTTTCTCGCGAAGGTTGGCTCTTTGAACAGGTCTGGAACAGAGTGATCCCGAAAATCTATGCCGGGATGGAAAACCTTCCCGAGATTTCCTATCTCTATGTCAGCAGGATGGCCCTTGCTCCGGCCAGTTGCGGACATGCCGGACTTGATCAGGAACATGCGGATATCGTCTTTCTGCCACCGGGCAATAAGGATTTCCGTGATGTCTGCCGGGTCTTCGGCCTCAAGGCAGATGCCTTCACCAATATTTTGTCATTGCATGAACTCCACCAGGAGACCGTGCTTGCCCCGCTTCATGAGGGCTTTCTCCCGGAAAATCGTCTCCGTTTTAACGAAATGCTGGAGGACGAGGCCTTTCAGGAAGAGGTGAAAAAGCAAACCCTGCCTGCTCATCAGGCCCTCCATCGGTACCTGGAAGACCAAGGCTTTTTTGTGCAGCCAGATGTGGCTCTGGTGGATATAGGCTGGCTGGGCACCATTCAGCGTTTCCTCCATCGAGCTATCGCCCATCGGCCAGATGCACCTCGCTGCCACGGCCTGCTTTTCGGGGCAACCCGAGGAATACCCTATCCGGCAAGCCCGGCCAATTCTATAACCGGTATTGTCTACGACCGTGATCGTTTTGATCTGGCCGCTTCAACAGTACTTTATAATCGAGATCTTTTCGAAGAGGCCTGTCGGGCACCCCATCCGACCCTGAACGGATACCGACTAACCGAGGAGAAAAAGGGCTACGAACTGATCTTTCGCCATGAGGATGATGATATAGGTCAAGCGGAAAAAGAACAGGACAGTTTTTTCGCCCCCCTGCAGGAAGGTATTCTCGCCGGAGCAGAGCAATACGCTGCTGCCGCTACCATCCTTGGCTATTCGCTGGACGATGTCAAACCTTGGCTCAACTATCTGCTGGTCAGCAGGATGGCCTTTCCCAAAACCAGAGAAATTGAAGAGATCTGCCAACGCCATCATCTGGATGATTTTCACGGCCAGCATAAGGCAACCAAAGCTGCTGCTGCCAAAGAGCTGTGGAAATGCTCACGACTCAAACTGCGCTGGCGACCTCTGCTGCGTACCGAGTTTTTTCTACGCCTGATTAAAGAACGTCTTCGTTCATAAAAATACCCATCCCACCCCCTTGGGGGCGGGATAATAAAAAACAATATATTATGAAAAAGCAATATGTCACTGGAAAAAATTATGATTTGGGAGAGGGAGAAATAGGCAGAATCCTTGCCATGACCCTGCGCAATAAAATTATGCCCATGGGGGATCTCAGCGGAGGCCCTGGTCTAAAGGGACTGCTGATTCTGCTGCTTTCTCATTCCCTGGGGAGGATAATTTTTCCTCGTATAATCCCTTTTGAACAGAAACTTCATCGGTTGTATCTTCTGCTGAAGCGAAACAGATAACCATGAAAAAGAGGAGCATGGCATGAAATTCCAATGCGGAAGATGTGGCAAAAACTATCTGGTAGATAACACAGATACTATGGAAAAAGCCTTGACCATCCCCTGTAGCCGCTGCGGCAATAGTTTTTGTATTGATGAGAACATGGCCTTTTCCTCGGCGAGTGGCAACTCCAAGATTATTTGTGAAAACTGCGGCCAGCTGGTCATCGAGAAGGTCAAGGCCTGCCCCTCATGTAATCTGGTCCTCAATAAGCAACATGAGGCGACCCGGATTGACAATAAGGAATACGAAAAGGTCGTGGTGCGGGACGGCAAGGTTGCTCGGAACAGTGGTAAAAAGAGTGGCAAAAAGGGCGGTAAGAAAGTCATACTGGCGGCCCTTGTCCTGATACTGGCTGGTGCAGGAGGAGCCTTTTGGTTTCTCAGCACTCAGCAGCATGCGTTGAAGGGTACCTTGCTGGAACCGGTTGCCGAGAAAATGCCCAACCTCAGCGGCAAAACAGAAACCCAGGTGGTGATTATGATGAACGGTGATACCTATTATGCTGAGAAGGTGGAAAACGATGGGTCTATTGTTCGCATAACCACTAAGAACGGGGCTGTGGTTGAAATGGCGAAAAAAAACGTCCTTGATATCACCACAGCGGTAATTAAGGAGTAAGGGCACGGTGCGCCGTGCCCCTACCGATTCCAGCAATAATCAGGCAAGATCAAAGCGATCCAGATTCATAACCTTATTCCAGGCCCCGACAAAATCACGCAGAAACTTGTCCTGAGAATCCGCACAGCCGTAGATCTCAGCTAAGGCCCGGAGCTGGGAGTTGGAACCAAAGATCAGGTCCACCCGGGTACCGGTCCACTTGAGCTCGCCCGTGGCGCGATCCCGTCCCTCAAAGACATCCTCATCGTCCATGCTCACCTTCCACTCCGTGCCCATATCGAACAGGTTAACAAAGAAATCATTGGTCAACGCTTCAGGGTGAGAGGTAAAGACACCATGCTGGACTCCGCCGTAATTCGCCCCTAAAACACGCAGGCCACCTAAAAGAACAGTCATCTCAGGCGCGGTCAAGGTGAGCAACTGGGCTCGATCAACCATAAGATACTCTTCTGATACCGGTATTTTAGGAAATTTGGTCTTGAGGTAGTTACGGAAGCCGTCAGCCTTGGGCTCAAGCACAGCAAAGGACTCCTCATCGGTCTGCTCCTGCGAGGCATCGGTACGGCCTGGGGTAAAGGGCACCTTCACTTCTTGCCCGGCATTCCCGGCAGCCTGCTCCACTCCCGCACAACCGGCCAGCACGATGAGATCAGCCAAGGAGACCTTTTTCTTTTTATGCTCCTCGTTGAATGCCTTCCTTATCTTCTCCAGAATTCTTCAAGAACGCTGGCCAACTGCTCCGGCTGGTTGACCTCCCAATCATTCTGCGGGGCAAGACAGATGCGTGCTCCGTTGGCCCCGCCGCGCATGTCGGAACCACGGAAGGTAGAGGCCGATGCCCAGGCCGTTGAGACCAACTGGGAAACAGAGAGCCCGGATTTGAGAATCTTCTTTTTCAACGTATTGATGTCATCAGCGTCGATGAGCTTATGGTTAACCTCCGGTACCGGGTCCTGCCAGATCAGGTCTTCTGCCGGGACTTCCGGGCCGAGATAGCGGGAACGCGGCCCCATATCACGGTGGGTCAGCTTGAACCAGGCCCGAGCAAAGGCATCAGCAAACTCCTCCGGGTTTTCCAGGAAACGCCTTGAGATCGGCTCATAGATCGGGTCAAAGCGCAGGGCCAGATCTGCTGTGGTCATCATGGGACGGTGCTTCCTGGAGGGATCATGGGCATCAACCACCATGTCCTCTTCAGCCACATCCTTGGCCAGCCATTGGTGGGCACCGGCCGGACTCTTGACCAACTCCCACTCGTATTTGAACAACACCTTGAGATAGCCCATATCCCATTTGGTGGGCTCAGGCTTCCAGGCCCCTTCAATGCCGCTGCTGATGGTATCGCCGCCCCTGCCGCTGCCGAAGCTGCTCTTCCAGCCCAGCCCCATCTCCTCGATGGGAGCAGCCTCCGGTTCCGGGCCTACATGGGAGGCATCGCTCGCACCATGACATTTACCAAAGGTATGGCCGCCCGCAACTAAAGCAACGGTCTCTTCGTCGTTCATGCCCATACGGGCAAAGGTATCCCGAATATCTCGACCCGAGGCCACCGGGGCTGGCTCACCGTCCGGGCCTTCTGGATTCACATAGATCAGCCCCATCTGCACGGCTGCAAGGGGATTTTCAAGATTGCGTTTACCGGAGTAACGGCTATTGGGTTTGTCGCTGGTTGCGAGCCACTCCATCTCGGTACCCCAGTAGATATCCTCTTCCGGCTCCCAGATATCCGCACGCCCGCCTCCGAAGCCGAAGGTCTTGAAGCCCATTGATTCGAGAGCACAGTTACCGGCAAGGATCATCAAGTCGGCCCAAGAAATCTGCTTGCCGTATTTCTGCTTGATCGGCCACAGCAATCGTCGTGCCTTATCCAGGTTGACGTTGTCTGGCCAGCTATTGAGCGGGGCAAAACGCTGATTCCCGGTGTTGCCGCCGCCACGACCGTCACCCATGCGGTAGGTACCCGCACTATGCCAGGCCATCCGAATAAAGAGTCCACCGTAATGTCCCCAGTCAGCGGGCCACCAGTCCTGCGAATCAGTCATCAGGGCGTAGAGGTCTTTTTTCAGGGCACCCAGGTCGATCTTCTTGAATTCCTCTGCGTAGTTGAATCCCTCGTCCATCGGGTCTATCAGCGATGAATTCTGATGAAGGATCTTCAGATTCAACTGGTTCGGCCACCAGTCTTGGTTGGACGTGCCTTTGCCTGCGGCGTCTTCAGACGTTTTGCCGGTCACCGGGCACTTGCTCTCTTTATCCATCGTGGTTCTCCTTTCAGATTTGGGTTTGTACTGCTCAAGAAGTAACTCTCCAAATACTGCATCTGTCATTTTAACATACTTATTTGCTCAGTATGTTGCAAAGAGAATGTTCTTTTCTATCAACAAACTAATCTATCATTTCGTGTCGGTGTGATGGTTGTGGGGAGAGCGGTATATTTTCCGTGCAGAAAGACGGGGCATTATCCGATAGATGAAAAAAAGTGCTCAGGCTCTCCAGACATATATTTAGAGAAATCCGAGTCCAGTATCCCGGTTTCAGATTTATGGTAAAAAAGAATACCCTGTGGTACCCTATGTATCTCGGCGCAATAAAGAAAAAAACAGCCTGGAACACCTGCACATCTCTGATCCCCCTCTGTTCAGAAATCTTTCCAGCCTGGCAGCCCGAAACGAGCAATCCCTGCCGTCTGCTTAGCGGAAGAGTATTTCCTGAAAAATTTGACGATGAGGTCTCATTATGCTGACTCTCCCTCAGTACCAAGTCGTACAACAGCTCTATGAAAGTTCTCAATCAATCATTTACCGCAGCATCAGAAAACAGGATAACCAGCCTGTTATTTTAAAAATACTCAAGGAAGAGTTTGCCTCGCCAGAAGAACTCTCTCGCCGTAAGCAGGAATATGAAATCATAACAAGCTTATCTCATTCGGGAATTATTAAAGCCTACGATATTGAACCGTATCAAAACACCATTATTCTTATCCTGGAGGATTTTGGTGGCGAATCCTTACAAATGATCATGGAAAAGCAACAGATAACGGTGCAGGATTTCTTCCCGCTTGCTCTCCAGCTTGCCGACAGTTTAGCATGTATCCATGCGGAAGACATTATCCATAAAAATATCACCCCTGATAATATCCTCGTGCATCAGGAAACGAATCAATTGAAAATTATTGACTTCTGCGCAGCAAGTCGCCTCTTGTACGAGACCCCTTCCTTACAAAACCCTGAACGATTACAGGGGACATTGGCCTATTTATCTCCTGAACAAACTGGTCGAATTAATCGGAGGATAGATTATCGAGCGGATTTATACTCAATGGGGATCATTTTTTATGAATTACTAACCGGACGCCTGCCTTTTCAATCACTTGATCCACTGGAATTAGTTCATGCTCATATAGCGAAAATACCGCCTCCTCTCCATGAGGTCTCTCCTCATATTCCAAGG from Candidatus Electrothrix communis encodes the following:
- a CDS encoding HAD hydrolase-like protein produces the protein MNMQQFYALDQLIEEGERISNHFDTVSFDLFDTLLIRRIHDPDLVKPAVARYISNRVNSRATAQGQGKTWSWQQVQKLRDTFEKEQRQETGQKFDDFEACYPDYMSQVINTVFGEQEGDQLLQEVTDYELAVENSVLVPRHELVDWLRKLKKQGKKILVVSDIYLPAAHLERLIAHAGFLDQVDAVVSSADSFLAKASGKAFPMLIERFDLHAERWLHVGDNPVSDGGRPAEQGIHSLVLRDGLEKMRKSLAKRYHNYSLGLPFYRGRCLQQIMLPLEAENIPQHPLYVKGFNVFSPLLSAFVQGVAEHCLNAGIQRLYFFSREGWLFEQVWNRVIPKIYAGMENLPEISYLYVSRMALAPASCGHAGLDQEHADIVFLPPGNKDFRDVCRVFGLKADAFTNILSLHELHQETVLAPLHEGFLPENRLRFNEMLEDEAFQEEVKKQTLPAHQALHRYLEDQGFFVQPDVALVDIGWLGTIQRFLHRAIAHRPDAPRCHGLLFGATRGIPYPASPANSITGIVYDRDRFDLAASTVLYNRDLFEEACRAPHPTLNGYRLTEEKKGYELIFRHEDDDIGQAEKEQDSFFAPLQEGILAGAEQYAAAATILGYSLDDVKPWLNYLLVSRMAFPKTREIEEICQRHHLDDFHGQHKATKAAAAKELWKCSRLKLRWRPLLRTEFFLRLIKERLRS
- the katG gene encoding catalase/peroxidase HPI yields the protein MDKESKCPVTGKTSEDAAGKGTSNQDWWPNQLNLKILHQNSSLIDPMDEGFNYAEEFKKIDLGALKKDLYALMTDSQDWWPADWGHYGGLFIRMAWHSAGTYRMGDGRGGGNTGNQRFAPLNSWPDNVNLDKARRLLWPIKQKYGKQISWADLMILAGNCALESMGFKTFGFGGGRADIWEPEEDIYWGTEMEWLATSDKPNSRYSGKRNLENPLAAVQMGLIYVNPEGPDGEPAPVASGRDIRDTFARMGMNDEETVALVAGGHTFGKCHGASDASHVGPEPEAAPIEEMGLGWKSSFGSGRGGDTISSGIEGAWKPEPTKWDMGYLKVLFKYEWELVKSPAGAHQWLAKDVAEEDMVVDAHDPSRKHRPMMTTADLALRFDPIYEPISRRFLENPEEFADAFARAWFKLTHRDMGPRSRYLGPEVPAEDLIWQDPVPEVNHKLIDADDINTLKKKILKSGLSVSQLVSTAWASASTFRGSDMRGGANGARICLAPQNDWEVNQPEQLASVLEEFWRR